CTCTTGAGCTATTTACCGATGTTATGCCCATAACGGCGGGAAATTTCATCAAATTGGCTAAAAGTGAGTTTTATGATGGTCTACATTTCCACCGTGTGATTAATAACTTCATGGTGCAGTTTGGTTGTCCTTACAGTAAAGATCCTAGCTCTCCTCGTGCGGGTACAGGTAATAGTCCTGATGGTTGCATTCAAGATGAGCATCCTGAAGATGGGAAACTTTCTAACGAACCAGGAACTTTGTCTATGGCTAATACGGGAAGACCTAATAGTGGTAGTTGCCAGTTTTTTATCAACACTGTCCACAATCACTATCTGGATTGGTTTACACCTGGTCAATCTAAACACCCTGTTTTCGGTCGAGTTACTGAAGGGATGGATGTATTGAAAGCCATTGAAACTACTCCCACGGGTGCAGGCGATCGCCCCACAACTCCAGTTAAAATGATCAAAGTGACTATCCACGAATAAAATCAAAGATGAGTGTGGAGGTTTCTCCGCACTCTTGGGGCAAAATTCCCGATTTCTCATCAAAGAACTCCACAAAAAACCAATCCGATCAAACAAAT
The DNA window shown above is from Anabaena sp. WA102 and carries:
- a CDS encoding peptidylprolyl isomerase — encoded protein: MKIIANILGTLEATKQPITKISNSIFMANPTATLETSLGTITLELFTDVMPITAGNFIKLAKSEFYDGLHFHRVINNFMVQFGCPYSKDPSSPRAGTGNSPDGCIQDEHPEDGKLSNEPGTLSMANTGRPNSGSCQFFINTVHNHYLDWFTPGQSKHPVFGRVTEGMDVLKAIETTPTGAGDRPTTPVKMIKVTIHE